In Yamadazyma tenuis chromosome 7, complete sequence, the sequence CACTTCCAATAAGAATAATGTTTCTAGCTGGATTTTAATTCTCTattttcttggattttAATGAGTTAATTACGGTTTTAATTTTATATATGCATTGCacaaaaagaaaaacaagtatttaggctgcaaaaaagaGACCCTTCAAGCAGCAGCGGCTGCGGTGACCAAAGAATTTGAGGCAGCAGTACCAACGAACCAGTATGGAGAAGGCACACCAGCAGAAGAACAAAGAGAAGTGACCAAGGAAGTGACAGTGGCTACTTGTGCACCACTACAAGCAGAAGCGACACAGTTAGCGACTCTGTCATCCCAGTTTTGCATCACACACAAACATCCAGTGTCCCAGTATGGACATGGAGTAATACCGGTATCCTCCTTAACACATGGTTGGGCACAACTTGGCAAGTCAGCGTAGATCCTGTCGGCAAAACCATTGATGGAAGCAGTATGCGCAACACTTGGGTAGGTAGCGTAGTTCGtagtggtgatggtggcAGCGGATGTGATAGATCCGAGAGCAATAACAGCTAAAGCATTGAAAGAAACCATTTTtaaaagttgaagaatgatACTGGAAAACCCATgcttcaaagaacttggactGGTTTATATAGTTTTTTACCGTCCTTAGCGTGAGAAGTTTTTACACCTTTACTCTAGGGTTTGTATACCCATTATATAGGatattcttctttctttgctAGGTCGTTTATTTGCAATTGTCTATTTCGTTGATCTAGAATTCTCATAGGCTAATTTTGCTTGTCCGATTCTCAAATCAGGCTCACTCTTTAACCCAAAAAAGTGTTTTTTTCACATTTCTTAAAAACCACTTTCTCTGACATATAAACCTGGAACAGAAGTTATAAAAAAGTTTGAGGTACCTCGCAAGTCTCTTGGTACTTCACAATTGGCTAAATAAAGTACGTTACATTGCCTTGTTATAGTTTTATCTGTTAATATTTACTAACCAGTGCGCTTTGCACGCAGGTGCTTAGGTGAGCCCAGAAGTAATCAATACGCCTGCCGATATCTCCGGGTCATGCGGTTTACTATTGGTTGTTTGGTTGTTTGGTTGTTAGGTGCGTTGGGTACACCTACAACCTTCGTGTTTGACTTTAAGGTCTTGCTTGTCGTGCGGACATGCCTTCGAACACCGTAGATCTTGCGCGGGGCGTCTTAGCTTCTCCTCGAAATGAAAAGTCGCATCAGATTGATAAGGAGCTATGATGTCCTCTTCATCTAAAATTAAGCCCAAGGTTAATTCTAGGCAAAATCACATAAGGTTTATCATTGGGGCCAACTTCCGGTCCAAAACTGGTTGTTTGACCTGtaagaaaaagaaaagaaagtGTGATGAGTCTAGTCCTATCTGCTCGTTCTGCCTGATTAGAGGCATAGAGTGTGTTTACCCTCATAAGCAATCCACTACCAACCATAAGTCCAACAACAGCACCACGGTCGTCTCCGGTCTTGAACTTATGCCAATTTCACTGGTTGAACACCAGAAAACCCTgaatttgaacttctttgtGGAACTCGAAACCGAGGCCCCAAGTCCGAGAATTTTTAGTCCTATCGAGACTTTTCAAGATGCATATCCGATATTCAAAACCCCCAATTCGTTTGCTTCTTTGTACTTGGACTATAAAGGTATGTACTACTTGGACTACTTCGAGAACAAATTGTCAGGGGAATTAGCTATCTCATTTGACCAGACCAACTACTTTAAGAAGTTGTTTTCGTTGTTAGCAAACAACGAAGAAACCTTTACATATGTGGTGACTGCTTGGGGTGCCTTGTATTGCAAGAATAGATTGTATGATGACGAAGTAAGAGAGTACATGAACAAggcattgaagaaattcaatCATATGTTTGGAAATAAAATCAACGGGTTTGATTATTACTTTCAATTGTGCTTTTACCTTATAATATCTGAAATGCATATATGTATCGGGGAGCTCAAAGAATGGCGAGTTTACTTTGATAAAACATGCAGATTGATCAATGAGTATGGGGGATTGCAGAAGCTTTGTGAAGACTTCAGCTACTCTCATGAGATAAGATTCATGGTATCCAATCTACAGTACAACGATATTATGTCTTCGCGGACGTTGGCTGAAGGGACTTCATTTCCTGTGGAAGAGTATGAAATGGTCTTCAATCACCCtaatttcaagaaatttGAGTTGAGCTACGGAATTGATACTTTACAAGGTTGCCATCAGCTGGTGCTTTTATTATTAGGTGACATCATGAACCACAAGGTGATCCTTACGCGTGAATTGATTCTTGTAGAATCAATAGATAAATCCCTGGAACAGAGCTTGGTCGAATATCAAAGAGCCAAAAGGGACTACTATCAACTAGTTGAATCATTCGCTTCAAAATTGAGTGCTAAACTCGAGACTACTAATCCCAATCAAGAGGTTCTAAAAtccattgaaaatgacCCATCCGAGTATGAAGTTTACTCTAAGACTTACGATCTATACAAACTTTGTTGTGAGTTGTACTTACACTTGTACATCAAGCAAATAATCCCTAGTAACTACCAAATACAGCAGATTGTTCTTGAGTGCTTTGACTTGGTTGACATTTTGATAACTAGCAAAATGAACCTAATTTTGTGCTTGCCTCTCCTCATATGTGGGGTTTGTACTTTTGAGCAAGGTAACAAGGCCTATATGAAATCGacaatcaacaaggttCGAATGGTAAGTCCAGTTCAAAACCTTGACAAATGCTGGGTTATTCTACAACGAGTATGGGAATTAAA encodes:
- a CDS encoding uncharacterized protein (EggNog:ENOG503P774; COG:S), with the protein product MVSFNALAVIALGSITSAATITTTNYATYPSVAHTASINGFADRIYADLPSCAQPCVKEDTGITPCPYWDTGCLCVMQNWDDRVANCVASACSGAQVATVTSLVTSLCSSAGVPSPYWFVGTAASNSLVTAAAAA
- a CDS encoding uncharacterized protein (COG:S; EggNog:ENOG503PDHC) — encoded protein: MSSSSKIKPKVNSRQNHIRFIIGANFRSKTGCLTCKKKKRKCDESSPICSFCSIRGIECVYPHKQSTTNHKSNNSTTVVSGLELMPISSVEHQKTSNLNFFVELETEAPSPRIFSPIETFQDAYPIFKTPNSFASLYLDYKGMYYLDYFENKLSGELAISFDQTNYFKKLFSLLANNEETFTYVVTAWGALYCKNRLYDDEVREYMNKALKKFNHMFGNKINGFDYYFQLCFYLIISEMHICIGELKEWRVYFDKTCRLINEYGGLQKLCEDFSYSHEIRFMVSNLQYNDIMSSRTLAEGTSFPVEEYEMVFNHPNFKKFELSYGIDTLQGCHQSVLLLLGDIMNHKVILTRELILVESIDKSSEQSLVEYQRAKRDYYQLVESFASKLSAKLETTNPNQEVLKSIENDPSEYEVYSKTYDLYKLCCELYLHLYIKQIIPSNYQIQQIVLECFDLVDILITSKMNLILCLPLLICGVCTFEQGNKAYMKSTINKVRMVSPVQNLDKCWVILQRVWELNPDGNVIVDWSNICDELGWDLNVC